The Chrysoperla carnea chromosome X, inChrCarn1.1, whole genome shotgun sequence genome includes a region encoding these proteins:
- the LOC123302200 gene encoding tyrosine-protein kinase Shark — MSSIMNVDWFHNKLTRTEAETLLKNNKTGKGTFLVRESNSSVGDYVLSVLHSNNEVIHYQIRKHGDDAFFSIDEEHIIHGLDSLIEHYQQLQLINNNNNSSTNNKIEPELKYPIQGNPPPYYTRRHGQTNLFHRATERSGYNVVREMLNCGYRSIDAKNHDGQTAAHIASRKGDNDILKELIENGANINCVDAAGCTPLHYACQSNLINTVKLLILEGNANVQIRNHDTDWVPLHEAANRGYYNIIETLLALNAPARPRTNKDDTPEDLAYANKHYACAQLLREYKQPAAKTSKEEWYHGTLDRNEANQIFHKYGVTQPNNVIRDGTYLVRYSERNNNANDSISNGNYVLTMMAQNKTYHYIIGRKDSFYYIDKGPYFESLEHVIEYYSHFSDGLYCKLQYPIKPLPKPPLPEFSTIPRIDRLTFRSPLTSPLNLTASTTITAHQTDLDKQINLNISNNSNNISIEKEIEDTNTCIITKDDDMNNDVMSQLQLYNDLIIAKDQLKLQNIIGSGEFGLVYKGLYMNTIPVAIKTLNNYNSDSTDPTSTSDTNSTSNAFIHEAKLMYKLKHHCIVKLIGLSYDSLNNTLMMVQEFVEFGSLLNYMHLQQQQPDTVLNTTQLYIWCAQIACGMLYLEQQQYVHRDLAARNVLVASRNQVKISDFGLSRTFNNNSNYYKACSGGKWPVRWYAPESYNYGKFTHQSDVWSFGILLWEMFTYGQQPYGDLKGVEVIKLIDNGQRLSKPAHCPDKIYKIMLDCWQHDPQKRPTFQQLFDLFAAEPGYMNIQELIHTDDIS, encoded by the exons atgagtTCAATAATGAATGTAGattggtttcataataaattaacacGAACTGAAGCTGAAACTTTACTTAAAaata ataaaacagGTAAAGGTACGTTTTTGGTACGTGAGAGTAATTCATCGGTTGGTGATTATGTATTATCAGTTTTACATTCGAATAATGAAGTGATACATTATCAAATTCGTAAACATGGTGATGatgcttttttttcaattg ATGAAGAACATATAATCCATGGGTTAGACAGTTTAATTGAACATTATcaacaattacaattaataaataataacaataattcaagtacaaataataaaatagaaccaGAATTAAAATATCCAATACAAGGTAATCCACCCCCATATTACACGCGTAGACATGGACAAACGAATCTATTTCATCGGGCTACAGAACGTAGTGGTTATAATGTGGTACGAGAAATGTTAAATTGTGGTTATCGTAGCATCGATGCAAAGAATCATGATGGACAGACAGCTGCACATATAGCAAGTCGAAAGGGtgataatgatattttaaaggaATTAATTGAAAATGGTGCCAATATTAATTGTGTTGATGCAGCTGGATGTACTCCATTACAT tACGCATGtcaaagtaatttaataaacaccgttaaattattaatattagaagGTAATGCCAACGTACAAATACGAAATCATGATACTGATTGGGTGCCATTACATGAAGCTGCAAATCGTGgttattacaatattatcgAAACGCTCTTAGCTTTAAACGCACCAGCACGACCACGCACAAACAAAGATGACACACCAGAAGATTTAGCATACGCAAATAAACATTACGCATGTGCACAATTGTTGCGTGAATATAAACAACCAGCAGCTAAGACGAGCAAAGAGGAATGGTATCATGGTACGTTAGATCGAAATGAAGCGAATCAAATATTCCATAAGTATGGAGTCACACAGCCGAATAATGTTATCAGGGATGGTACATATTTAGTACGGTATAGTGAACGAAATAATAATGCGAATGATTCGATATCGAATGGAAATTATGTACTTACCATGATGGCACAGAATAAGACGTATCATTATATAATTGGCAGAAAG gattCGTTCTACTATATTGATAAAGGACCCTATTTTGAGTCATTAGAACATGTCATCGAATACTATAGTCATTTTTCGGATGGattatattgtaaattacaATATCCAATCAAGCCATTACCAAAACCGCCCTTACCTGAg ttttcaaCAATACCAAGAATCGATCGGCTTACATTTAGGAGCCCCCTTACAAGTCCACTCAACCTGACCGCATCAACGACAATAACCGCACACCAAACAGACctagataaacaaattaatttaaacataagcaataatagtaataatataagcATAGAAAAAGAAATCGAAGATACAAACACCTGTATTATAACAAAAGATGACGATATGAACAACGATGTTATGTCACAATTACAATTATACAACGATTTAATAATCGCTAAAgatcaattaaaattacaaaatattattggaaGCGGTGAATTTGGTTTAGTTTATAAAGGTCTATACATGAATACGATACCGGTTGCGATTAAAAcgttaaataattataacagtGATTCGACGGATCCGACAAGCACGAGTGACACGAATTCAACAAGTAACGCATTTATTCATGAAGCGAAACTTATGTACAAGTTAAAACATCATTGTATTGTTAAGCTAATCGGATTGAGTTACGATTCTTTAAATAACACGCTGATGATGGTCCAAGAATTCGTTGAATTTGGTTCCTTGTTAAATTACATGCATTTACAACAACAGCAACCGGATACTGTGTTAAATACCACACAATTGTATATATGGTGTGCGCAGATTGCATGCGGAATGTTATATTTGGAGCAACAACAGTACGTACATCGAGATCTAGCTGCACGAAATGTTTTGGTGGCGTCACGAAATCAAGTGAAAATCAGTGATTTTGGTTTATCACGTACATTTaacaataatagtaattattataaagcgTGTAGTGGGGGAAAATGGCCCGTGAGATGGTATGCACCTGAATCGtataattatggaaaatttaCACATCAATCGGATGTTTGgagttttggaattttattgTGGGAAATGTTTACGTATGGGCAACAACCGTATGGTGATTTGAAAGGTGTTGAG gtgataaaattaattgataatggACAACGTTTATCAAAGCCCGCACATTGTCCAgacaaaatctataaaataatgttgGATTGTTGGCAACATGATCCACAAAAACGTCCCACATTTCAACAGTTATTTGACTTGTTTGCCGCTGAACCTGGTTACATGAACATACAAGAATTAATACATACAGACGATATTAgctaa
- the LOC123302213 gene encoding protein disulfide-isomerase A6 homolog yields the protein MILKLDYNILKFVLFVCLCQRVHGLYPSSSEVVDLTAANFDRLVLQSDAVWVVEFYAPWCGHCQQLVPEYSKAATALKGVIKVGAINVDEHKSIGSKYGVQGFPTIKIFGADKSKPDEYQQDRTAKSIIDAAFSVARRKVNIQLSGGSSKKKSSDKNRGDDSYDKGSDNKDVIELTDKNFDELVMKSDDIWLVEFYAPWCGHCKNLAPIWAEAATELKGKIKVGALDATVHQQTAGRYQVSGYPTIKFFDKNDKSLVEDYTGGRRSASEIVNWAMDKYVNTLPPPEIHELIDEKVLNEVCDKDKIQLCIISILPDILDCQSECRNNYISTLKEIAGKFKTKLWGWLWNGALKQPHIEEAFEMGGFGYPAMVVVNFKKMKYSLFKGSFSKDGIYEFLRDLAFGRGANISPIKHSTIPKIDTIEPWDGLDGQLPEDDDIDLSDVVLDEKDEL from the exons atgattttgaaattag ATTATAATATCCTTAAGTTTGTGttgtttgtatgtttatgtCAAAGAGTTCACGGATTATATCCATCCAGTTCAGAGGTTGTTGATTTAACAGCCGCAAATTTTGATCGATTAGTTTTACAATCAGATGCTGTTTGGGTTGTCGAATTTTATGCACCATGGTGTGGACATTGTCAACAACTTGTGCCAGAATATTCGAAAGCAGCGACAGCACTCAag GGTGTTATAAAAGTCGGTGCAATCAATGTCGACGAACACAAATCAATTGGCAGTAAATATGGCGTTCAAGGTTTCCCAACAATCAAAATCTTCGGTGCTGATAAGAGTAAACCAGACGAATATCAGCAAGATCGTACAGCCAAGAGTATAATCGATGCTGCATTCTCCGTGGCTCGTAGAAAGGTGAATATTCAATTATCTGGCGGTagcagtaaaaaaaaatcatcggaTAAAAACAGAGGTGATGATAGTTACGATAAAGGATCAGATAACAAAGATGTAATCGAATTAACTGATAAGAACTTCGATGAACTGGTAATGAAGTCAGATGATATCTGGTTGGTTGAATTTTATGCCCCATGGTGTGGACATTGTAAGAATTTAGCACCAATTTGGGCTGAAGCTGCCACCGAACTCAAGGGTAAAATCAAAGTTGGTGCTTTGGACGCAACGGTACATCAACAAACCGCTGGCAGATATCAAGTTAGTGGTTATCccacaattaaatttttcgacaaGAATGATAAAAGTTTGGTTGAAGATTACACTGGCGGTCGACGATCTGCATCTGAAATCGTTAACTGGGCAATGGATAAATATGTCAATACATTACCTCCACCGGAAATTCATGAGTTAATCGATGAGAAGGTCTTAAACGAAGTCTgtgataaagataaaattcaattgtgTATCATTTCAATTTTACCCGACATTTTGGATTGCCAATCCGAGTGTCGTAACAATTATATAAGCACACTTAAAGAAATCGCgggtaaatttaaaacaaaattatgggGCTGGTTATGGAATGGTGCATTGAAACAACCTCATATTGAGGAAGCGTTCGAAATGGGTGGTTTTGGGTATCCCGCAATGGTCGTTGTTAACTttaaaaagatgaaatattcattgtttaagggttcattttcaaaagatggtatttatgaatttttacgaGATTTAGCGTTCGGTCGTGGTGCAAATATTTCACCGATTAAACATTCAACGATACCGAAAATTGATACTATTGAACCGTGGGACGGTTTAGATGGACAATTACCCGAAGATGATGATATCGATTTATCCGATGTTGTTTTAGATGAAAAAGATGaactgtaa
- the LOC123302997 gene encoding BTB/POZ domain-containing protein 2-like: protein MDSIRSDTNVIEMVLSVACNLFQAMLYGSLTTKYHQVELPDIKFLEFLEFLKFICSDGYIITYETVMFLLYVGKKYNVIVLADFCVDFLKNNIHVNNVILLLRQARFFDEQELEGKCVNFLKFNLDAYNSIYLLRQARIYNEQELENKCLNIIDRHAMIALSANGFIDTDLNTLTTLLERNTIEIEELQLYKAILRWAEAECVRQQLPLSPENRRFVLGHAFNLIRFPLMTIEEFSGGPVQSGLLTDREVKELFLYFTVHPKPRVKFSNIPRFLEKSYRIEQKVKIFKNCFYSETELFDNSYSSINFIVDRPVIIVGFGLFGPIHSHGSVVLDVNLELKHKDTDTIVGSTEISFSSDGSLQMYQVNFDESILITSHTYYTATVYINARTEIALSQWWGVEGQSKVACKVFDKHVNFQFSSSGIIGLSTVNSGQLAFITFAT from the exons atggATTCAATTAGGTCGGATACAAATGTTATTGAAATGGTTTTATCAGTTGCATGTAACTTGTTTCAAGCAATGCTTTATGGATCTTTGACAACTAAATATCATCAAGTGGAATTACCAGAcatcaaatttttggaatttttagaatttttaaaatttatttgctccGATGGATATATAATTACTTATGAAACAGTGATGTTCCTTTTATATGTAGGGAAAAAATACAATGTAATAGTTTTAGCAGATTTTTGTgtggattttttgaaaaacaatattcatgtaaataatGTCATTTTATTGTTACGGCAGGCCAGGTTCTTTGATGAACAAGAATTAGAAGGCAAATgtgtgaattttttgaaatttaatttagatgCATATAATTCGATTTATTTGTTACGACAAGCTAGGATCTACAATGAGCAAGAATTagaaaacaaatgtttaaacaTAATTGATCGACACGCAATGATAGCTTTATCTGCTAACGGATTTATTGATACGGATTTAAATACTTTAACTACACTCTTAGAACGAAACACGATAGAAATTGAAGAATTACAGTTGTATAAAGCTATTTTAAGATGGGCGGAAGCAGAATGTGTTAGACAACAATTACCTTTATCACCAGAAAATCGACGGTTTGTTTTAGGTCATGCATTTAACTTAATACGTTTTCCTCTAATGACCATTGAAGAATTTTCTGGTGGTCCTGTTCAAAGTGGTTTATTGACTGATCGTGaagttaaagaattatttttatatttcacagTTCATCCAAAACCAcgtgttaaattttccaatatacCTCGATTCCTTGAAAAGTCCTATCGTATCGAACAAAAAgtgaagatatttaaaaattgtttttatagcgAAACAGAGCTCTTCGATAATTCTTATAgtagtataaattttattgttgaccGTCCTGTAATTATTGTTGGATTTGGTTTGTTTGGCCCGATACATTCGCATGGATCTGTTGTATTGGATGTAAATTTAGAGTTAAAACATAAAGATACAGACACAATAGTTGGTTCAACTGAAATTTCATTTAGTTCGGATGGTTCACTACAAATGTATCAAGTTAATTTcgatgaatcaattttaattacttcaCACACATATTATACTGCTACCGTTTATATTAACGCTAGAACAGAAATAGCA ctTAGTCAGTGGTGGGGCGTTGAAGGGCAAAGTAAAGTTGCATGTAAGGTATTTGATAAACAcgtcaattttcaattttcatcatCTGGAATTATTGGTTTGTCAACTGTGAATTCTGGACAACTCGCATTTATAACGTTTGCTACGTAA